The Etheostoma cragini isolate CJK2018 chromosome 5, CSU_Ecrag_1.0, whole genome shotgun sequence genome contains a region encoding:
- the LOC117944877 gene encoding tumor necrosis factor ligand superfamily member 6-like: MEMLYGSREWETGCMEEEGCCCFVEGEGEGEGEGEAGLHRKNALFNFLRQKEKRLRRMAQFLAAALLLLVALVLALLVTVVLGVRCHHQPMMQPDSQAGVSDGQQQPKDFKNPSAMLTVPRDNSLDGDYLTWESEDGNAFCHGGFNYSSGNLVVPRKGFYRVFLQITYESKDGFKCPSDEVLRLTNEVFVISDSYNENIALLSSVDTVNCSMKQWIKSTYTAGLFLLDANSRLRVKSSYRDLITKKETQVFFGAELLP, translated from the exons ATGGAGATGTTGTATGGGAGTCGCGAATGGGAAACAGGCTGCATGGAGGAAgagggctgctgctgcttcgtagaaggagaaggagaaggagaaggagaaggagaggcagGACTACATCGGAAAAACGCTTTATTTAACTTTCTCCGCCAGAAAGAGAAACGACTACGGCGAATGGCCCAGTTTTTAGCCGCGGCGCTCCTACTGCTGGTTGCTTTAGTTCTGGCTTTGCTGGTCACGGTTGTGTTGGGAGTGCGATGTCATCATCAG CCGATGATGCAGCCCGACAGCCAAGCAG GGGTCAGCGATGGACAGCAGCAACCAAAAGACTTCAAGAATCCAAGTGCCATGCTAACAG TGCCTAGAGACAACAGCCTTGATGGGGACTATCTTACATGGGAGAGTGAAGATGGAAATGCCTTCTGTCATGGAGGTTTCAACTACTCCAGTGGGAACCTTGTAGTTCCCAGGAAGGGCTTCTACAGAGTCTTCCTGCAGATCACCTATGAGAGCAAGGATGGCTTCAAGTGTCCCAGTGATGAGGTGCTGAGACTCACCAACGAGGTGTTCGTTATCTCGGATAGTTACAATGAGAATATAGCTCTCCTGTCATCAGTCGACACAGTGAATTGCAGCATGAAACAGTGGATTAAGTCCACCTATACGGCCGGCTTGTTCCTTCTAGATGCTAACAGCAGACTACGCGTGAAATCATCGTACCGTGACCTTATtaccaaaaaagaaacacaggtGTTCTTCGGTGCTGAGCTGCTGCCGTAG